A region from the Paludicola sp. MB14-C6 genome encodes:
- a CDS encoding RNA polymerase sigma factor, with protein sequence MNDNQFTQIVKSYNKLIFTVCYQFVKDYQEAENLTQETFLTAYKAIDNFVGDHYKAWLVKIATNKCKDFLKSAYVRTTNVVEDEHLQAIEDKKTTQNIVEENERITFMKHACENLGEPYSEVAVKYFIEEKTFAEIADELNTPIKTVQTRAYRARDKLKVILKEVICDAG encoded by the coding sequence ATGAATGATAATCAGTTCACTCAGATTGTGAAGTCTTATAACAAGTTAATATTTACTGTTTGCTACCAATTCGTAAAAGACTATCAAGAAGCAGAAAATTTGACGCAAGAAACATTTCTTACAGCCTATAAAGCAATTGATAATTTCGTTGGTGATCATTACAAAGCATGGCTTGTAAAAATTGCAACAAACAAGTGCAAAGATTTTTTAAAGAGTGCATACGTAAGAACAACCAACGTAGTAGAAGATGAACATCTCCAAGCAATTGAAGACAAAAAAACTACCCAAAATATTGTCGAAGAGAATGAAAGAATTACATTTATGAAACACGCTTGTGAAAACCTAGGAGAACCATACTCGGAAGTCGCGGTGAAATATTTCATTGAAGAAAAAACTTTCGCAGAAATAGCAGATGAGCTTAACACCCCGATAAAAACGGTACAAACAAGGGCTTATCGAGCGCGAGATAAATTAAAAGTAATATTAAAGGAGGTCATATGTGATGCTGGATAA
- a CDS encoding UDP-N-acetylmuramoyl-tripeptide--D-alanyl-D-alanine ligase: protein MERLSLQAIKNAVNGCGEYDCEIESVCIDTRKIEPNCLYIAIKGENFDGHTFIEQALQSGANAVLSEKPIEGESRIIVVEDTKQALLDLAKYYKSLFHVFTVGVTGSVGKTSTKEMIYTILNAKGKTLKTQGNFNNEIGMPMTMFALGKEYENAVLEMGMSDFGEISALTKVCTPNVGVITNIGVSHIETLKTQENILKAKLEITDGMEHDATLVLNADDPFLSKVNTMIDRPVLYYGIEASADVTASDIVQNETSTSFTINYYGKSIQAEIPTIGKHNVKNALAGFCVGLLADIPPEQIVASMKWYKNANMRQNVKKINGIIVIEDCYNASPDSMNAAIDVISNTNCNGRRFCVLGDMLELGDISEEAHVEVGKMVGRSRVDVLLCYGELAKEIKRGAIMMGMKNVFHFEEKENLVDYIKANVEPGDAIIYKASRGMKLEEVILAVNEDWLNN, encoded by the coding sequence ATGGAAAGACTATCGTTACAGGCAATAAAAAACGCTGTCAATGGATGTGGAGAATATGATTGCGAAATCGAAAGCGTTTGCATTGATACAAGAAAAATAGAGCCAAATTGTCTGTATATTGCAATCAAAGGTGAAAATTTTGATGGACACACTTTTATAGAACAAGCATTACAATCCGGAGCAAATGCAGTATTATCTGAAAAACCGATTGAAGGCGAATCTCGGATTATTGTTGTTGAAGATACAAAGCAGGCACTTTTAGATTTAGCAAAATATTATAAAAGCTTATTTCACGTTTTTACTGTAGGGGTAACAGGTAGTGTAGGCAAAACTTCAACAAAAGAAATGATCTATACCATACTAAATGCAAAAGGAAAAACGCTTAAAACACAAGGAAATTTTAATAATGAAATAGGAATGCCGATGACAATGTTTGCGTTGGGAAAAGAATATGAAAATGCAGTATTGGAAATGGGTATGAGCGATTTTGGCGAAATCAGTGCATTAACAAAGGTTTGTACACCAAATGTTGGCGTAATAACAAACATTGGTGTTTCTCATATAGAAACGTTAAAAACACAGGAAAATATTTTAAAAGCAAAATTGGAAATAACAGATGGTATGGAGCATGATGCAACACTCGTATTGAACGCAGATGATCCTTTTCTTAGCAAAGTGAATACAATGATTGATAGACCTGTGCTTTATTACGGAATTGAAGCTTCTGCTGATGTAACAGCATCAGATATTGTGCAAAATGAAACTTCAACAAGCTTTACGATAAACTATTATGGAAAATCCATTCAAGCTGAAATACCTACAATAGGAAAGCACAACGTAAAAAATGCGTTGGCAGGTTTTTGTGTTGGTTTACTTGCCGATATACCGCCTGAGCAGATTGTAGCTTCTATGAAATGGTATAAAAATGCAAACATGCGACAAAACGTAAAAAAAATTAACGGAATTATAGTGATAGAAGATTGCTATAATGCAAGCCCAGATTCTATGAATGCAGCGATTGACGTTATTTCCAATACAAACTGTAATGGAAGACGATTTTGTGTATTAGGCGATATGTTAGAGCTTGGAGATATCAGCGAAGAAGCACACGTTGAAGTCGGTAAAATGGTTGGACGTTCCCGAGTTGACGTATTATTGTGTTATGGTGAGTTAGCAAAGGAAATCAAACGTGGCGCTATTATGATGGGTATGAAAAATGTATTCCATTTTGAAGAAAAAGAGAACTTGGTTGATTATATAAAAGCAAATGTTGAACCTGGCGATGCAATTATTTATAAAGCAAGTCGTGGTATGAAATTGGAAGAAGTAATTCTTGCGGTAAATGAAGATTGGCTTAATAATTAG
- the mraZ gene encoding division/cell wall cluster transcriptional repressor MraZ, which translates to MLIGEYSYSIDVKGRLNFPAKLRENLGGRFIITKGLGDNCLFVYSMEEWQIVEQKIKGLPLSKARNLQRFFFASALEVEPDKQGRIVIPNNLREYANLDKDVMIIGASTHCEIWSKENWDTICTELDSNTIAQAMDELGF; encoded by the coding sequence ATGCTAATTGGAGAATACAGTTATAGTATTGATGTCAAAGGCAGATTAAATTTCCCTGCAAAGCTACGTGAAAATTTAGGAGGACGCTTTATCATCACAAAAGGATTAGGCGATAATTGCTTATTTGTTTATTCAATGGAAGAATGGCAAATTGTTGAACAAAAGATAAAAGGATTGCCGTTATCAAAAGCAAGAAATTTGCAAAGATTTTTCTTTGCAAGTGCATTAGAAGTAGAGCCAGATAAACAAGGCAGAATTGTAATTCCAAACAACCTAAGAGAATATGCAAATCTTGATAAAGATGTCATGATTATTGGTGCATCAACTCATTGCGAAATATGGAGTAAAGAAAACTGGGATACAATTTGTACTGAGTTAGATTCCAATACAATTGCACAAGCAATGGACGAGCTTGGATTCTAA
- a CDS encoding DUF1667 domain-containing protein yields MKELICIVCPKGCHLTIDDSLNVRGNSCEKGAVYAKEELTNPMRVVTSTVKIKGGIHNRLPVKTNAPIPKTMIMDAMKLLDHIELQSPISCGTVIVDNILGTGVHFVAARDM; encoded by the coding sequence ATGAAAGAGCTGATTTGTATTGTATGTCCGAAAGGATGTCATTTAACAATAGACGATTCACTGAATGTGAGGGGAAATAGTTGCGAAAAGGGAGCTGTTTATGCAAAAGAGGAGCTTACAAACCCAATGCGTGTTGTAACCTCTACTGTGAAGATAAAAGGTGGAATACATAATAGATTGCCTGTAAAAACAAATGCACCAATACCTAAAACGATGATTATGGATGCTATGAAGCTGTTAGACCATATTGAATTACAATCTCCAATTTCATGTGGGACAGTTATTGTGGATAATATTTTAGGAACGGGTGTTCATTTCGTTGCAGCGCGAGACATGTAA
- a CDS encoding UDP-N-acetylmuramoyl-L-alanyl-D-glutamate--2,6-diaminopimelate ligase: protein MLLSALLSKTKVLSEYKDCEVSDVKVNSNEQLKNAIYVCIHGVKIDGHQFAAEALRKGALYVICESNLGLEKQIIVEDTRLCYANMCKILFENKADLLTLIATTGTNGKTSVSTIIKTLLNNAGIETGLVSTIRAEYANEIESLEQTTPDPYILHQLFHKMERKGCKAVSMEASSHALDQKRLSGCQFEIGVFTNLTQDHLDYHKDMEDYYLAKRKLFNIARFGVINIDDTYGKRLTEEIQIPFYTYSIVNPKADFYADQIICSNQGVQFNLHHKQIESKVSFAIPGLYSVQNALAGIAVATKLGISLFNSISSIAKIKGIMGRNEIVYANPSYQIICDFAHTPDGLENILKSTRQYATGRVVLLFGCGGDRDKTKRPKMGAVASKYADFLIVTSDNPRTEDPEFIINDILKGIPENKDHVVIVDRSDAICYAIKNAMPNDTIILAGKGHEQYQIIGTRKYLYDERVIVQDCVNNKDGDEY from the coding sequence ATGCTACTATCGGCGCTTCTTAGCAAAACAAAGGTTTTATCGGAATATAAAGATTGTGAAGTTTCAGATGTAAAGGTCAATTCAAACGAGCAACTGAAAAACGCAATATATGTTTGCATCCATGGGGTTAAAATAGATGGTCATCAATTTGCAGCTGAAGCATTGAGAAAAGGTGCTTTATACGTTATTTGTGAAAGCAATTTAGGGTTGGAAAAGCAAATCATTGTAGAAGATACAAGGCTTTGTTACGCAAATATGTGTAAGATTTTATTTGAAAACAAAGCAGATTTACTTACGTTGATTGCTACAACGGGTACTAATGGGAAAACATCTGTGAGTACCATTATCAAAACCTTGTTAAACAATGCGGGAATTGAAACGGGATTGGTTTCAACAATACGAGCCGAATATGCGAATGAAATCGAATCTTTAGAGCAAACAACTCCAGATCCGTATATATTGCATCAATTGTTCCACAAAATGGAACGAAAAGGCTGCAAAGCCGTTTCTATGGAAGCATCTTCTCATGCACTTGACCAAAAACGGTTGAGCGGTTGTCAATTTGAAATTGGAGTTTTTACAAACTTAACACAAGATCATTTAGATTATCATAAAGATATGGAAGACTATTATCTTGCTAAAAGAAAACTTTTTAATATTGCAAGGTTTGGTGTAATCAATATTGATGATACTTATGGAAAACGACTCACTGAAGAAATTCAAATTCCGTTTTATACTTATTCCATTGTTAATCCCAAAGCTGATTTTTATGCAGATCAAATTATATGCAGTAATCAAGGTGTTCAATTTAACTTACATCATAAACAAATTGAAAGCAAAGTTTCCTTTGCTATACCCGGATTATATTCTGTTCAAAATGCATTAGCAGGGATAGCAGTTGCAACAAAGCTTGGGATTTCATTATTCAATTCTATTTCTTCTATTGCAAAAATAAAAGGCATTATGGGAAGAAACGAAATTGTATATGCGAATCCTTCTTATCAAATTATATGTGATTTTGCACATACTCCTGATGGCTTAGAAAATATATTAAAAAGCACAAGACAGTATGCAACAGGAAGAGTCGTATTGCTTTTTGGCTGCGGAGGAGACAGAGATAAAACCAAACGTCCTAAAATGGGAGCAGTGGCTTCAAAGTATGCTGATTTTTTAATTGTAACATCCGATAACCCAAGAACAGAAGATCCTGAATTTATTATCAATGATATATTAAAGGGAATTCCCGAAAATAAAGATCATGTTGTAATTGTAGATCGCTCTGATGCAATATGCTATGCAATAAAGAATGCGATGCCAAATGATACAATTATATTGGCAGGAAAAGGACATGAACAATATCAAATAATTGGAACAAGGAAATATCTTTATGACGAAAGAGTGATTGTGCAAGATTGTGTAAACAATAAAGATGGAGACGAATATTAA
- a CDS encoding penicillin-binding transpeptidase domain-containing protein has translation MSKLPTLKMKKRLNYVVITAFMLAFVIVIYNIVKITVFQYDYYSQKATQQQMRPSSIPANRGTIYDRNMQVVAQSATVWDVILSPVDIKGNLKTDAEIEQRRKDIAKQLSTILKIDEAKVLEQTHKKNQYEIIKKKVEKPEADAIRALVNDRKRRWYCITLQENTKRYYPNSTFASSVIGFTGSDAQGLYGLEQTYDKELKGIPGYIVTAKNGIGEDMPVSYEERFAPTNGNNLVLTIDETIQHFLEKSLTQVMKEHTPKKGAAGIVMNVNTGEILAMANMPNFDLNNPYYILDDTVRTEVEKLPEDQQKDAKTKAQQAQWNNKAISYAYQPGSVFKTVVASAALEEKTSSLHSAFNCPGYVKVGDRTMKCHKTTGHGSLDFTGAIVNSCNPSFVKIGSDLGSNLFYKYFKAFGLTEKTGIDLPGEGTSLYYTADKLGAVSLASCSFGQSMALTPIQVVTAVSAVVNGGKLVTPHVVKDVMDQNNNIVKTNDTIVKRQVISEETSKTMRGLMEEVVNAKGGTNASIKGYRIGGKSGTSQKQTPGDDQNAYISSYVAVAPMENPQLAVYIMVDEATSGQYYGSVISAPVAARVLSDTLPYLGYSPKFTEEEIANSEKVVPFVLEKGILEAQSALSAQGFTKAKVVGSGSNVVKQVPSSGSKMPRDGTVILYTEDVAETTAKVPKVTDLTPSAAKALLESKKFNVLIKGLATGHQNSSITAQSIAPGTDAPIGTVVEITCLNINTE, from the coding sequence ATGTCGAAATTACCTACCTTGAAAATGAAAAAGCGCCTAAATTATGTGGTAATAACAGCTTTTATGCTGGCGTTTGTAATTGTAATATACAATATTGTTAAAATTACAGTATTTCAATATGATTATTATTCTCAAAAGGCAACGCAACAACAAATGCGCCCATCTTCGATCCCTGCAAATAGGGGAACTATCTATGACCGCAACATGCAAGTGGTTGCGCAAAGTGCAACTGTTTGGGATGTTATTCTTTCGCCGGTAGATATTAAAGGTAATTTGAAAACGGACGCGGAAATAGAACAGCGTAGGAAAGATATTGCAAAACAGCTTTCTACCATCTTAAAAATAGATGAAGCAAAGGTATTAGAACAAACGCACAAAAAGAATCAATATGAAATAATTAAGAAAAAAGTTGAAAAACCTGAAGCAGACGCAATTCGTGCACTTGTTAATGACCGTAAAAGACGTTGGTATTGCATTACTTTGCAAGAAAATACCAAACGCTACTATCCAAACTCAACCTTTGCCTCTTCAGTAATTGGTTTTACAGGTTCTGATGCGCAAGGATTATATGGATTAGAGCAAACATATGATAAAGAGTTAAAGGGAATTCCGGGATACATAGTAACAGCTAAAAATGGTATTGGCGAAGATATGCCTGTTAGTTATGAAGAACGTTTTGCACCAACTAACGGTAATAACCTAGTATTGACTATTGATGAAACGATACAACATTTCTTAGAAAAGTCATTAACGCAAGTAATGAAAGAACATACGCCGAAAAAAGGTGCCGCAGGAATTGTAATGAATGTTAATACAGGCGAAATTCTTGCAATGGCAAATATGCCGAATTTCGACTTAAATAATCCTTATTATATTTTAGATGATACAGTAAGAACGGAAGTAGAAAAGCTACCGGAAGATCAGCAAAAAGATGCAAAGACAAAGGCACAGCAAGCACAATGGAATAACAAGGCTATTTCTTATGCTTATCAACCTGGATCTGTATTTAAAACAGTTGTGGCTTCCGCTGCACTAGAAGAAAAAACATCTTCATTGCATTCTGCTTTTAATTGTCCCGGATATGTTAAAGTTGGCGATAGAACAATGAAATGTCATAAAACAACCGGTCATGGATCTTTGGACTTTACGGGAGCAATCGTAAACTCTTGTAACCCATCATTCGTAAAAATCGGTTCGGATTTAGGCTCAAATTTATTCTATAAATATTTTAAAGCCTTTGGGTTAACCGAAAAAACAGGAATCGATTTACCTGGCGAAGGAACTAGTCTTTACTATACTGCCGATAAGCTTGGCGCAGTATCACTGGCAAGCTGCTCTTTCGGTCAATCTATGGCGTTAACACCAATTCAAGTAGTTACTGCTGTAAGTGCAGTTGTGAATGGTGGTAAATTGGTAACACCTCATGTTGTGAAAGATGTTATGGATCAGAACAATAATATCGTGAAAACAAACGATACGATTGTAAAACGTCAAGTAATCAGCGAAGAAACATCTAAAACAATGCGTGGTCTTATGGAAGAAGTCGTAAACGCAAAAGGCGGAACGAACGCCTCTATTAAAGGCTATCGTATTGGTGGTAAATCAGGTACTTCTCAAAAGCAAACTCCTGGTGATGATCAAAATGCGTATATTTCTTCCTATGTTGCAGTAGCACCAATGGAAAATCCACAATTGGCAGTTTATATCATGGTAGATGAAGCAACTTCAGGTCAATATTACGGTAGTGTAATTTCAGCTCCGGTTGCTGCTAGAGTATTATCTGATACATTACCTTATTTGGGTTATAGCCCAAAATTCACAGAAGAAGAAATTGCAAATAGTGAAAAGGTTGTTCCTTTTGTTTTAGAAAAAGGAATATTGGAAGCACAAAGTGCATTATCTGCACAAGGATTTACAAAAGCAAAAGTGGTTGGTTCGGGAAGTAATGTTGTAAAACAAGTTCCAAGCTCCGGCTCAAAAATGCCACGAGACGGAACAGTGATTTTATATACTGAGGATGTCGCAGAAACAACGGCAAAAGTACCAAAAGTAACTGACCTTACTCCAAGTGCTGCAAAAGCGTTGCTGGAATCCAAAAAATTCAACGTTTTAATAAAAGGTTTGGCGACAGGTCACCAAAATTCATCTATCACCGCACAATCAATAGCACCGGGTACAGATGCACCAATTGGTACAGTTGTTGAGATTACATGTTTAAATATTAATACCGAATAG
- the rsmH gene encoding 16S rRNA (cytosine(1402)-N(4))-methyltransferase RsmH, translated as MDFKHISVMLDECIEGLNIKPDGIYLDGTAGGAGHSSEIAKRLTSGRLIALDQDPDAIQIATERLSEYKTAQVVSANFRDMDSVLQELQIDGIDGILLDLGVSSHQLDVTERGFSYHGDAPLDMRMSQKGISAKDIVNTYSVNELTRILREYGEENFARKIAFSIEKARAIKPIETTAELAELVKSSIPAAKRREKNPCKKTFQAIRIAVNGELDSLSEGLDKAFSCLNPGGRLVIITFHSLEDRMVKHRYLEWCKGCTCPPDFPVCVCGNQPKARLVNRKPIVATEEELEYNRRSKSAKLRILEKL; from the coding sequence ATGGACTTTAAGCATATATCCGTTATGCTCGATGAGTGTATAGAAGGATTAAATATAAAACCGGATGGCATTTATTTAGATGGTACAGCCGGTGGTGCCGGACATTCAAGTGAAATTGCCAAAAGATTGACTAGTGGAAGGCTTATTGCACTTGACCAAGATCCTGATGCAATTCAAATTGCAACCGAACGATTAAGTGAATACAAAACAGCTCAGGTTGTATCTGCAAACTTTCGTGATATGGATAGCGTTTTACAAGAGTTGCAGATTGATGGTATAGATGGTATTTTATTAGATTTAGGCGTTTCCTCGCATCAGCTTGATGTAACGGAAAGAGGATTTAGTTATCATGGCGATGCTCCTTTAGATATGCGAATGTCACAAAAGGGTATTTCCGCTAAAGATATTGTAAACACTTATTCAGTCAATGAGCTTACTCGTATCTTAAGAGAATATGGTGAAGAGAATTTTGCAAGAAAAATTGCGTTTTCTATTGAAAAAGCAAGAGCAATAAAACCAATTGAAACAACAGCAGAACTTGCAGAACTTGTAAAATCATCGATTCCTGCTGCAAAAAGGCGAGAAAAAAATCCATGTAAAAAAACGTTTCAAGCAATACGTATTGCGGTAAACGGTGAGCTCGATAGCTTATCTGAAGGATTGGATAAAGCATTTTCATGCTTAAATCCCGGAGGCAGACTGGTAATAATAACGTTCCATTCACTTGAGGACAGAATGGTGAAACATCGTTATTTGGAATGGTGCAAGGGGTGTACATGTCCTCCTGATTTTCCTGTATGTGTGTGTGGTAATCAACCCAAAGCACGATTGGTAAATCGTAAGCCAATTGTAGCAACAGAGGAAGAGTTAGAATACAACAGAAGGAGCAAAAGTGCAAAACTCAGAATTTTAGAAAAACTATAA
- the ftsW gene encoding putative lipid II flippase FtsW produces the protein MVFSASYAYAVYKFDNSLYYVLRQGIFVIMGVISMYGISFIDYHVYRRYVFPIFLIGIALLIAVLFIGERLNGAKRWINIGFTTFQPSEIMKFALIVMFAHLSTLNYKRMGTFTYGVLPYAICLMTVAALMMQQPHLSGTILMFLIGFVMMFIAGTKFRYFAILGGAGGLAAVALILFKGKYMASRITNWLHPFENLSDENWQTAQSLIAIGSGGIMGRGIGNSHQKFLYLPEPYNDFIFAIVCEELGLVGALLVIVLFVLFTFRGFSIASKAPDKFGYMLGIGLVAQICIQAILNIAVVTNTIPNTGISLPFFSYGGTALMMQLGQMGILLNISRQATMEKT, from the coding sequence ATGGTATTTTCAGCAAGCTATGCATATGCAGTATACAAGTTTGATAACAGTTTGTATTATGTTTTGCGTCAAGGCATATTTGTTATTATGGGCGTAATTTCTATGTATGGTATTTCGTTTATTGATTATCACGTTTATCGTCGTTATGTATTTCCCATTTTCTTAATTGGTATTGCTTTGTTAATTGCAGTTTTGTTTATAGGGGAACGGTTAAATGGCGCTAAAAGATGGATTAACATAGGATTTACTACTTTCCAACCTTCCGAAATTATGAAATTTGCGTTGATTGTCATGTTTGCTCATTTATCAACGCTCAACTATAAACGAATGGGCACATTTACTTACGGCGTATTACCTTATGCAATTTGCTTAATGACAGTAGCTGCACTAATGATGCAACAGCCTCATTTATCCGGAACTATCTTAATGTTTTTAATCGGGTTTGTTATGATGTTTATTGCAGGAACGAAATTTCGGTATTTTGCAATATTAGGTGGTGCGGGTGGCCTTGCTGCAGTGGCTTTGATTTTATTTAAAGGTAAATATATGGCTTCACGTATTACAAACTGGTTGCACCCGTTTGAAAATTTATCTGACGAAAACTGGCAAACTGCACAATCGTTAATCGCAATTGGCTCCGGGGGTATTATGGGCCGTGGAATCGGTAATTCGCACCAAAAGTTTTTATATTTACCGGAACCATACAACGATTTTATCTTTGCAATTGTTTGCGAAGAATTAGGATTAGTGGGTGCGCTATTAGTCATCGTATTATTTGTATTATTTACATTCAGAGGGTTTTCCATTGCATCAAAAGCGCCCGATAAATTCGGATATATGCTTGGAATCGGGCTTGTTGCGCAAATTTGTATTCAAGCAATTCTAAACATTGCCGTTGTTACAAACACAATTCCCAATACAGGTATTAGTTTACCGTTCTTTAGCTATGGCGGTACAGCATTGATGATGCAGCTGGGACAGATGGGAATTTTGCTCAATATATCTCGGCAAGCGACAATGGAAAAAACATAA
- the mraY gene encoding phospho-N-acetylmuramoyl-pentapeptide-transferase: MSGITVILTVIVGFTVTAILGTVMIPFLRKLKYGQTIREDGPTWHKQKQGTPTMGGMMFIVGTVVAAVVGFSYLVFVQKSVLLETKGIVRLLAGLIMALLFGMIGFFDDYIKVVKKQNLGLKAKQKLMLQILVTVFYLTILYAFGDRSTIVNLPFLGQWQFGVLYYPIMGILIIGIVNSVNLTDGIDGLAGCVTFIVAVFFMAATAVLKLSAINVLASALAASLLGFLIYNIHPAKVFMGDTGSLFLGGMVVALAFGVNMPFILFFVGFMYCVESLSVILQVISFQTTGKRIFRMSPIHHHFEMGGMSESKIVTMFCLITIVMSVLSYFAIINM; this comes from the coding sequence ATGAGTGGTATAACAGTCATCCTAACAGTGATTGTTGGCTTTACAGTAACAGCAATACTCGGAACTGTAATGATTCCGTTTTTAAGAAAACTAAAGTATGGTCAAACCATTAGAGAAGATGGACCAACATGGCATAAACAAAAACAAGGTACACCAACAATGGGCGGTATGATGTTTATAGTGGGTACCGTGGTTGCTGCTGTTGTGGGCTTTTCTTATCTGGTTTTCGTTCAAAAATCGGTATTACTCGAAACAAAAGGAATTGTTCGCTTATTAGCAGGGCTTATTATGGCTTTGCTGTTTGGCATGATTGGATTTTTCGATGATTATATAAAAGTAGTCAAAAAGCAAAACTTAGGTCTAAAAGCCAAACAAAAGTTGATGCTGCAAATACTTGTAACAGTCTTTTATCTTACTATTTTATATGCCTTTGGTGATCGCTCCACTATTGTAAATCTTCCATTTTTAGGGCAATGGCAGTTTGGTGTTTTATACTATCCAATCATGGGCATACTCATAATTGGAATTGTAAACTCAGTTAATTTAACTGACGGAATTGATGGATTAGCAGGTTGTGTAACCTTTATTGTTGCTGTTTTCTTTATGGCTGCAACAGCAGTTTTAAAGCTTTCCGCAATCAATGTTTTAGCATCTGCATTAGCGGCAAGTTTATTGGGATTTTTGATTTACAATATTCATCCGGCTAAAGTTTTTATGGGAGATACAGGTTCCTTGTTTTTGGGTGGAATGGTGGTTGCATTAGCGTTTGGCGTAAATATGCCGTTTATCTTATTCTTCGTAGGATTTATGTATTGTGTGGAATCCTTATCTGTTATTCTACAAGTTATTAGCTTTCAAACAACGGGAAAGCGTATTTTTCGAATGAGCCCAATTCATCATCATTTTGAAATGGGTGGAATGAGTGAAAGTAAAATTGTAACCATGTTTTGTTTGATTACAATAGTTATGAGTGTACTTTCCTATTTTGCAATTATCAATATGTAA
- a CDS encoding NAD(P)/FAD-dependent oxidoreductase, protein MNHYDVVVIGGGPAGLAAAISAYENGAKQVLIIERDKELGGILNQCIHNGFGLHYFKEELTGPEYAGRFIEKLKTTNVEVLLDTMVLSITKDKTIYATNPSGYHVITAKSIVLAMGCRERSRGAIAIPGDRPAGIFTAGTAQRYVNMEGYMVGKRVLILGSGDIGLIMARRMTLEGAKVLACVELMPYSGGLNRNIVQCLNDYNIPLYLSHTITDIKGKNRVERVIVSKVDENRQPIQGTEMEFDCDTILLSVGLIPENELSNGLGVTIDPKTNGAVVYENCETSIDGVFACGNVLQVHDLVDFVTAESIKAGKAAAQYAKSETHTKLDCIEVHAGKNVNYTVPQKIRIDYVDKFTELFFRTNAIYRNMEIRVYTKDTLLASLKREHMAPGEMEKIILPKAILQKANGEMITVAVVKEGEAI, encoded by the coding sequence ATGAATCATTATGATGTAGTAGTTATCGGCGGCGGTCCTGCTGGTCTTGCTGCGGCAATTTCAGCATATGAAAATGGAGCAAAGCAAGTTTTAATTATCGAACGAGATAAAGAGCTTGGCGGTATCTTAAATCAATGTATACATAACGGATTTGGACTCCATTACTTTAAAGAAGAATTGACGGGTCCCGAATATGCGGGACGATTTATAGAAAAACTAAAAACTACTAATGTAGAGGTACTACTCGATACAATGGTTTTATCTATCACAAAAGATAAAACAATCTATGCTACCAATCCAAGCGGTTATCATGTTATTACTGCGAAATCGATTGTATTGGCTATGGGATGCAGAGAACGAAGTAGAGGTGCAATTGCAATTCCTGGCGATCGTCCAGCTGGCATTTTTACAGCAGGAACAGCACAACGCTATGTGAATATGGAAGGCTATATGGTTGGAAAACGTGTCTTGATTTTAGGCTCAGGCGATATCGGGCTTATTATGGCAAGACGTATGACTTTAGAAGGAGCAAAGGTATTGGCTTGCGTAGAGTTGATGCCATATTCAGGTGGATTGAACCGAAATATTGTACAATGCTTGAATGATTACAATATACCTTTATATCTTTCACATACTATTACCGATATTAAAGGTAAAAACAGAGTAGAGCGGGTTATTGTATCTAAGGTCGATGAAAACCGCCAACCAATTCAAGGTACAGAAATGGAATTTGATTGTGATACTATTTTGCTTTCAGTTGGGTTAATTCCTGAAAACGAGTTATCCAATGGATTAGGGGTTACTATCGATCCTAAAACAAACGGGGCAGTGGTATATGAAAACTGCGAAACTTCCATTGATGGCGTTTTTGCTTGTGGCAACGTATTGCAAGTGCATGATTTAGTCGATTTTGTTACAGCCGAGAGTATTAAGGCAGGTAAAGCAGCTGCCCAATATGCAAAAAGCGAAACACACACTAAATTGGATTGCATAGAAGTTCATGCAGGAAAGAATGTGAACTATACCGTTCCTCAAAAAATACGCATTGATTATGTTGATAAGTTTACGGAACTGTTTTTTAGAACAAATGCGATATACCGAAATATGGAAATTCGGGTATATACAAAAGACACCTTGCTGGCTAGTTTGAAACGAGAGCATATGGCACCCGGCGAGATGGAAAAGATTATTCTTCCAAAAGCAATTCTGCAAAAAGCAAATGGCGAGATGATTACTGTTGCTGTTGTAAAGGAAGGAGAAGCAATATGA